One Phycisphaera mikurensis NBRC 102666 DNA window includes the following coding sequences:
- a CDS encoding FtsK/SpoIIIE domain-containing protein, with amino-acid sequence MNSPSRPLRSAGALLAELKEVVAAAARAWAEAEADGQRETAAVAARHRETSQRAQRRAKRARAAAAGHAETAAAAAEAAATEDEAGLRARAARARRRLQEQTDRRVSVLERELEHERWVAGSVYEGTSTDLKRQKAAAERAAAERQARRVAEKAATEQELKRLRFASVGRLAGSGGHEAEASADEDADTNTDADAADPWSATDAALARAEATRIRLQKLVLPELFVGPGPWLAAAGLAAVGAVGGAIATAERGDRLPGFLSGFAAAQGLSADLAAQALGAVLGGLLALMAAVAAGWPLRRAARRRVEVLAGEAAAARSASAAALSAGGRAVLERLKRKAREARAARDAAFAETQEKHGPQIERLKAANLERLGRLADAVRVRKQGVGSSAGRRQANAAAAAEAAAAGLAAREQKRQRVTDARRDRDAARAAGSADRRRIAVREDAVRGLHAVTAELDRLRDAADAACPPWEDGAWSGWSPPAACAGPVRLGTHEVDRAELLGGIDWPAGLPPLPERLAVPAVLGPVGSGEPRSLRVAAPAAERERAVGILRAAVLRWLTTQPPGRVRLTLLDPVGLGESFAALMHLADADPRLVGGRIWSEPRDLDAQLAELTEHVAVVIQDRLRNEHDDVEAFNAHAGPLAEPYRLLVVADYPHGFSPEAAARLENLAASGPRCGVFLALSRDTDEPLPAGCEGLPPSAVRDLELAQTPAYDGRAVEPEPAPSAARATSLVRAVGEAAKRADRVAVGFAEVAPAESERWTADATDRIEVPMGRSGAARLERFRLGEGVAQHALIAGKTGSGKSSLLHVLATNLCLCYPPEEVELYLIDFKKGVEFKPYGLHRLPHARAVAVESDRAFGLAILRKLDEQMDERGRLFRDAGVAGLAGYRAKSSESGGARMPRTLLIVDEFQELFAREDRIAQDAAALLDRLVRQGRAFGMHAVLGSQSLSGAAQLARGTLGQMAVRIALACNEADSQLILGDDNPAAGTLVRPGEAIHNDRGGEVEANRRFQVAWLPEGEQAEVLAGIRELAESRAGGKPAPGPVVFEGGAAADLGDNAELRRLREASPPDAGPAEPVFWVGEPIALSGPVAVRLERVRNGHIAAAGGGEGDRRDLLLNAAACLAPQFPPSAPADGLPPLWAVLGGGVDGLDERVRAAGPSGTRAVGGARAADALAAFHAELLRREAEGDAEEAAAVLALFGVERIRGLEPEEEAFALPSFDDEPGEAEAAEAVAPGAALADLVERGAACGLHLLLLADGADALESAVGRAGLRAFNTRVLFQMSSNDSAALTDATDAAGLGPLRGLVFREDRGTAVPFRPYRASATPLPASV; translated from the coding sequence GTGAATTCTCCCTCTCGGCCGCTGCGGTCGGCCGGCGCCCTCCTCGCCGAGCTCAAGGAGGTCGTGGCCGCGGCGGCCCGGGCCTGGGCCGAGGCCGAGGCCGACGGGCAACGCGAGACCGCGGCGGTGGCGGCGCGTCACCGCGAGACCTCGCAGCGGGCGCAGCGTCGGGCGAAGCGGGCACGCGCCGCGGCGGCCGGGCACGCGGAGACCGCGGCCGCGGCCGCCGAGGCGGCGGCGACCGAGGACGAGGCGGGGCTGCGGGCGCGGGCCGCGCGGGCGCGGCGTCGGCTGCAGGAGCAGACCGACCGGCGGGTCAGCGTCCTGGAGCGTGAGCTCGAGCACGAGCGCTGGGTGGCGGGCAGCGTCTACGAGGGGACCAGCACCGATCTCAAGCGGCAGAAGGCGGCGGCGGAGCGTGCGGCGGCCGAGCGGCAGGCCCGGCGGGTGGCGGAGAAGGCGGCGACCGAGCAGGAGCTCAAGCGGCTCCGCTTCGCCTCGGTCGGCCGCCTCGCCGGCAGCGGGGGCCACGAAGCCGAAGCCAGCGCGGACGAAGACGCCGACACCAACACCGACGCCGACGCGGCGGATCCCTGGTCGGCGACCGATGCGGCGCTGGCGCGGGCCGAGGCGACGCGCATCCGCCTGCAGAAGCTGGTGCTGCCGGAGCTGTTCGTCGGGCCCGGGCCCTGGCTCGCGGCGGCGGGGCTCGCGGCGGTGGGGGCCGTCGGCGGCGCCATCGCGACCGCCGAGCGCGGCGATCGGCTGCCCGGCTTCCTCTCCGGCTTCGCCGCCGCGCAGGGCCTGTCGGCGGACCTCGCGGCGCAGGCGCTGGGCGCGGTGCTCGGCGGATTGCTCGCGTTGATGGCGGCGGTGGCGGCCGGCTGGCCGCTGCGGCGGGCGGCGCGTCGGCGGGTGGAGGTGCTGGCGGGCGAGGCGGCGGCCGCGCGGTCGGCGTCCGCGGCGGCCCTTTCCGCCGGCGGCCGGGCCGTGCTCGAGCGGCTCAAGCGCAAGGCCCGCGAGGCCCGCGCGGCCCGCGACGCGGCCTTCGCCGAGACGCAGGAGAAGCACGGCCCGCAGATCGAGCGCTTGAAGGCGGCGAACCTGGAGAGGCTCGGCCGGCTGGCGGACGCGGTCCGCGTGCGGAAACAGGGCGTGGGCTCCTCGGCGGGCCGACGCCAAGCGAACGCCGCGGCGGCGGCGGAGGCGGCGGCGGCAGGCCTCGCCGCCCGGGAGCAGAAGCGGCAACGGGTCACCGACGCCCGCCGCGACCGCGACGCGGCCCGGGCCGCCGGATCCGCGGACCGCCGGCGGATCGCGGTCCGCGAGGACGCGGTCCGCGGGCTGCACGCGGTCACCGCGGAGCTGGACCGGTTGCGGGACGCGGCCGACGCCGCGTGCCCGCCCTGGGAGGACGGTGCGTGGAGCGGCTGGTCGCCGCCCGCGGCGTGCGCCGGTCCCGTCCGCCTGGGGACGCACGAGGTCGACCGCGCCGAGCTGCTCGGCGGCATCGACTGGCCCGCGGGGCTGCCGCCGCTGCCCGAACGCCTCGCGGTGCCGGCGGTGCTGGGCCCGGTGGGTTCCGGTGAGCCGCGGTCTCTGCGGGTGGCCGCGCCGGCCGCGGAGCGGGAGCGTGCGGTGGGGATCCTCCGCGCCGCGGTGCTGCGGTGGCTGACGACCCAGCCGCCGGGCCGGGTGCGGCTGACGCTGCTGGATCCGGTGGGGCTGGGCGAGAGCTTCGCCGCCCTCATGCACCTCGCCGACGCCGACCCCCGCCTGGTCGGCGGCCGCATCTGGAGCGAGCCGCGAGACCTCGACGCCCAGCTCGCGGAGCTGACCGAGCACGTCGCGGTGGTGATCCAGGACCGGCTCCGCAACGAGCACGACGACGTCGAGGCGTTCAACGCCCACGCCGGCCCGCTCGCCGAGCCGTACCGCCTGCTGGTCGTCGCCGATTACCCGCACGGCTTCAGCCCCGAGGCCGCCGCCCGCCTCGAGAACCTCGCGGCGTCGGGCCCGCGGTGCGGCGTGTTCCTGGCGCTGTCGCGAGACACCGACGAGCCGCTGCCCGCCGGCTGCGAGGGCCTCCCCCCTTCGGCGGTCCGCGACCTCGAGCTGGCCCAGACGCCGGCGTACGACGGCCGGGCGGTGGAGCCCGAGCCCGCGCCCTCCGCCGCCCGGGCGACGTCGCTGGTCCGGGCGGTCGGCGAGGCCGCGAAGCGGGCGGACCGGGTGGCGGTCGGCTTCGCGGAGGTGGCGCCCGCGGAGTCCGAACGCTGGACGGCCGACGCGACCGATCGGATCGAGGTCCCGATGGGGCGGTCCGGCGCGGCGCGGCTGGAGCGTTTCCGGCTCGGCGAAGGCGTCGCGCAGCACGCCCTGATCGCGGGCAAGACCGGCTCGGGCAAGAGCTCGTTGCTGCACGTGCTCGCGACGAACCTGTGCCTCTGCTACCCGCCCGAGGAGGTCGAGCTGTACCTCATCGACTTCAAGAAGGGGGTCGAGTTCAAGCCCTACGGGCTGCACCGGCTTCCGCACGCGCGGGCGGTCGCGGTCGAGAGCGACCGCGCCTTCGGGCTCGCGATCCTGCGGAAGCTCGACGAGCAGATGGACGAGCGGGGGCGCCTGTTCCGCGACGCGGGGGTGGCCGGACTCGCCGGGTACCGCGCGAAGTCGTCGGAGAGCGGCGGCGCCCGCATGCCCCGCACGCTGCTCATCGTGGACGAGTTCCAGGAGCTGTTCGCGCGGGAGGACCGCATCGCCCAGGACGCCGCGGCGCTGCTCGACCGTCTCGTGCGTCAGGGCCGTGCCTTCGGGATGCACGCCGTCCTGGGCAGCCAGTCGCTCAGCGGCGCCGCCCAGCTGGCCCGCGGCACGCTGGGGCAGATGGCCGTGCGGATCGCCCTCGCCTGCAACGAAGCCGACAGCCAGCTGATCCTCGGCGACGACAACCCCGCCGCCGGCACGCTGGTCCGCCCGGGCGAAGCGATCCACAACGACCGGGGCGGCGAGGTGGAGGCGAACAGACGCTTCCAGGTGGCGTGGCTGCCCGAGGGCGAGCAGGCGGAGGTGCTGGCGGGCATCCGCGAGCTGGCGGAGTCGCGGGCGGGCGGGAAGCCAGCCCCCGGGCCGGTGGTCTTCGAGGGCGGAGCCGCGGCCGACCTCGGCGACAACGCCGAGCTGCGTCGCCTGCGGGAGGCTTCGCCGCCGGACGCCGGCCCGGCGGAGCCGGTCTTCTGGGTGGGTGAGCCGATCGCGCTCTCCGGGCCGGTGGCCGTGCGGCTGGAGCGCGTCCGCAACGGCCACATCGCCGCCGCCGGCGGCGGCGAGGGCGACCGGCGGGACCTGTTGCTCAACGCGGCGGCGTGCCTGGCGCCGCAGTTCCCGCCGTCGGCTCCCGCGGACGGCTTGCCGCCGCTGTGGGCGGTGCTCGGCGGCGGCGTCGACGGCCTCGACGAGCGGGTCCGCGCGGCGGGTCCGTCCGGGACGCGGGCGGTCGGCGGAGCCCGCGCCGCGGATGCGCTGGCCGCCTTCCACGCGGAGCTGCTGCGGCGGGAGGCGGAGGGGGACGCCGAAGAGGCGGCGGCGGTCCTCGCCCTCTTCGGGGTCGAGCGGATCCGCGGGCTCGAACCCGAGGAGGAGGCCTTCGCGCTGCCGTCCTTCGACGACGAGCCCGGCGAAGCGGAGGCGGCCGAGGCGGTGGCACCCGGCGCCGCGCTCGCCGACCTCGTCGAGCGCGGCGCCGCCTGCGGGCTGCACCTGCTGCTCCTCGCCGACGGGGCGGACGCGCTGGAGTCGGCGGTCGGGCGGGCGGGGCTCCGCGCCTTCAACACGCGGGTGCTCTTCCAGATGTCGTCGAACGACTCCGCGGCGCTGACCGACGCCACCGACGCGGCGGGGTTGGGTCCGCTCCGCGGGCTGGTGTTCCGCGAAGACCGCGGCACCGCGGTGCCGTTCCGCCCGTACCGGGCGTCGGCCACGCCCCTTCCCGCTAGCGTCTAG